Proteins from a single region of Bos indicus isolate NIAB-ARS_2022 breed Sahiwal x Tharparkar chromosome 6, NIAB-ARS_B.indTharparkar_mat_pri_1.0, whole genome shotgun sequence:
- the PDGFRA gene encoding platelet-derived growth factor receptor alpha gives MGTSHWALLVLGCLFTGPSLILCQLSLPSILPNENERVVQLNSSFSLRCFGESEVSWQYPMSEEEYPDVEIRNEENNSGLFVTVLEVVSASAAHTGLYTCYYNHTQMDENEIEGRHIYIYVPDPDVAFVPLGMTDSLVIVEDEDSVIIPCRTTDPETPVTLLSSEGIVPASYDSRQGFKGTFSVGLYICEATVRGKKFQTIPFNVYAYTATSKLDLEMESPKTVYKAGESIVVTCTVFNNEVVDFQWTYPGQMKGKGITRLEETKFPSIKLVYTLRVPEATVKDSGDYECAAHQATKEVKKMRNVTISVHEKGFIEIKPNFNLLEAVNLHEVKHFVVDVQAYPPPKITWLKDNLTLIENLTEITTDIEKIQEISYRSKLKLIRAKEEDSGHYTIVVQNEDDVKSYTFELLTQVPSSILDLVDDHHGSNGGQTVRCTAEGTPLPDIEWMVCKDIKKCNNETSWTVLANNVSNIITGVHPRDRSTVEGQVTFAKVEETIAVRCLAKNLLGVESRELKLVAPTLRSELTVAAAVLVLLVIVIISLIVLVVIWKQKPRYEIRWRVIESISPDGHEYIYVDPMQLPYDSRWEFPRDGLVLGRILGSGAFGKVVEGTAYGLSRSQPVMKVAVKMLKPTARSSEKQALMSELKIMTHLGPHLNIVNLLGACTKSGPIYIITEYCFYGDLVNYLHKNRDSFLSHHPEKPKKELDIFGLNPADESTRSYVILSFENNGDYMDMKQADTTQYVPMLERKEVSKYSDIQRALYDRPASYKKKSMLDSEVKNLLSDDNSEGLTLLDLLSFTYQVARGMEFLASKNCVHRDLAARNVLLAQGKIVKICDFGLARDIMHDSNYVSKGSTFLPVKWMAPESIFDNLYTTLSDVWSYGILLWEIFSLGGTPYPGMMVDSTFYNKIKSGYRMAKPDHATSEVYEIMVKCWNSEPEKRPSFYHLSEIVENLLPGQYKKSYEKIHLDFLKSDHPAVARMRVDSDNAYIGVTYKNEEDKLKDWEGGLDEQRLSADSGYIIPLPDIDPVPEEEDLGKRNRHSSQTSEESAIETGSSSSTFIKREDETIEDIDMMDDIGIDSSDLVEDSFL, from the exons ATGGGGACTTCCCATTGGGCACTCCTGGTCTTAGGCTGTCTCTTCACAG GGCCGAGCCTAATCCTCTGCCAGCTTTCATTACCCTCCATCCTGCCCAATGAAAATGAGAGGGTTGTGCAGCTGAATTCATCCTTTTCTCTGAGATGCTTTGGGGAGAGTGAAGTGAGCTGGCAGTACCCCATGTCTGAAGAAGAGTACCCCGACGTGGAAATCAGAAACGAGGAGAACAACAGTGGCCTTTTTGTGACAGTGCTGGAAGTGGTCAGCGCCTCGGCGGCCCACACTGGGCTGTACACTTGCTATTACAACCACACGCAGATGGACGAGAACGAGATCGAGGGCAGGCACATTTACATCTACGTGCCAG ACCCAGATGTAGCCTTCGTACCTCTAGGAATGACAGATTCCTTGGTCATCGTGGAGGACGAAGATTCGGTCATCATCCCATGCCGCACGACTGATCCTGAGACTCCAGTGACCTTACTCAGCAGTGAGGGGATAGTGCCTGCCTCCTATGACAGCAGACAAGGCTTTAAAGGAACCTTCAGTGTCGGGCTCTATATCTGTGAGGCCACGGTCAGAGGGAAGAAGTTCCAGACCATTCCATTCAATGTTTATGCTTACACAG caacatCAAAACTTGATCTGGAAATGGAATCTCCTAAGACTGTGTATAAGGCAGGCGAATCAATTGTGGTCACCTGCACCGTCTTTAACAACGAGGTGGTTGACTTTCAGTGGACTTACCCTGGACAAATG AAAGGCAAAGGCATCACGAGGCTGGAGGAAACCAAGTTcccgtccatcaagttggtgtaCACTCTGAGGGTTCCCGAGGCCACGGTGAAAGACAGTGGAGATTACGAATGTGCTGCCCACCAGGCCACCAAGGAGGTCAAAAAGATGAGGAACGTCACCATTTCTGTTCACG AGAAAGGATTTATTGAAATCAAACCCAACTTTAACCTGTTGGAAGCTGTCAACCTGCATGAAGTCAAGCATTTTGTGGTGGATGTGCAGGCCTATCCCCCTCCCAAGATAACCTGGCTAAAGGACAACCTGACTCTGATTGAGAATCTCACGGAGATCACCACTGACATAGAAAAGATTCAGGAAATAAG TTATCGAAGCAAATTAAAGCTGATCCGAGCAAAGGAAGAAGACAGCGGCCATTATACTATTGTAGTTCAAAATGaagatgatgtgaagagctaTACTTTTGAACTCTTGACTCAAG TTCCATCCTCCATACTGGACTTGGTTGACGACCACCATGGCTCTAATGGGGGCCAGACTGTGAGATGCACAGCCGAAGGGACCCCTCTTCCTGATATCGAGTGGATGGTTTGCAAGGATATTAAGAA ATGTAACAATGAAACTTCATGGACAGTTTTGGCCAACAACGTTTCAAACATCATCACAGGGGTCCACCCCCGAGACAGGAGCACAGTGGAAGGCCAGGTGACATTTGCCAAAGTGGAGGAGACCATTGCAGTCCGGTGTCTGGCCAAGAACCTCCTCGGGGTGGAAAGCCGAGAGCTGAAGCTGGTGGCTCCCA CTCTGCGCTCTGAGCTCACTGTGGCGGCTGCTGTCCTGGTGTTGTTGGTGATTGTGATCATCTCACTCATTGTCCTGGTCGTCATTTGGAAACag AAACCAAGGTATGAAATCCGTTGGAGGGTCATTGAATCAATCAGCCCTGATGGACATGAATACATTTATGTGGACCCGATGCAGCTGCCTTACGACTCGAGATGGGAGTTTCCAAGAGATGGACTCGTGCTTG GTCGGATCCTGGGGTCTGGTGCATTTGGGAAAGTGGTTGAAGGAACTGCTTATGGATTAAGTCGGTCTCAACCTGTCATGAAAGTAGCAGTGAAGATGCTAAAAC CCACAGCCAGATCCAGTGAAAAACAAGCTCTCATGTCTGAACTGAAGATAATGACCCACCTGGGGCCACATTTAAACATCGTGAACTTGCTGGGCGCCTGCACCAAGTCAG GCCCCATTTACATCATCACTGAGTACTGCTTCTATGGGGATTTGGTCAACTATTTGCATAAGAATAGGGACAGCTTCCTGAGCCACCATCCAGAGAAGCCAAAGAAAGAGCTGGACATTTTTGGATTGAACCCGGCTGACGAAAGCACAAGAAG TTACGTTATcttatcttttgaaaataatgGTGACTACATGGACATGAAGCAAGCTGACACGACACAGTATGTCCCCATGCTGGAGAGAAAAGAGGTTTCTAAATACTCGGACATCCAGAGAGCGCTGTATGATCGCCCAGCCTCGTATAAGAAGAAATCCATGTTAG aCTCAGAAGTCAAAAACCTCCTTTCAGATGATAACTCAGAAGGCCTGACTTTGTTGGATTTGTTGAGCTTTACCTATCAAGTCGCCCGAGGAATGGAGTTTTTGGCTTCAAAAAAT TGTGTCCATCGGGACCTGGCGGCTCGCAACGTCCTCCTGGCGCAAGGGAAAATCGTGAAGATCTGTGACTTTGGCCTGGCCAGAGACATCATGCATGATTCGAACTACGTGTCCAAAGGCAGT ACCTTTCTCCCCGTGAAGTGGATGGCTCCTGAGAGCATCTTTGACAACCTGTACACCACGCTGAGTGACGTCTGGTCCTATGGCATCCTGCTCTGGGAGATCTTTTCCCTTG GTGGCACACCCTACCCTGGCATGATGGTGGACTCTACATTCTACAATAAGATCAAGAGTGGATACCGGATGGCCAAGCCTGACCATGCCACCAGTGAAGT CTACGAGATCATGGTGAAGTGCTGGAACAGTGAGCCGGAGAAGAGACCCTCCTTTTACCACCTGAGTGAAATTGTGGAGAATCTGCTGCCTGGACAATATAAAAAG AGTTATGAAAAGATCCACCTGGACTTTCTGAAGAGTGACCATCCCGCTGTGGCACGCATGCGCGTGGACTCCGACAACGCCTACATTGGCGTCACCTACAAAAATGAGGAAGACAAGCTGAAGGACTGGGAGGGTGGCCTCGACGAGCAGAGGCTGAGTGCAGATAGCGGCTACATCATCCCTCTGCCCGACATCGACCCTGTTCCTGAGGAGGAAGACCTGGGCAAGAGGAACAGACACAG CTCACAGACCTCTGAAGAGAGTGC